From a region of the Monodelphis domestica isolate mMonDom1 chromosome 8, mMonDom1.pri, whole genome shotgun sequence genome:
- the LOC100022330 gene encoding mRNA cap guanine-N7 methyltransferase-like has product MENSAKTEDCEKIFEDEEADVVYKTELSVTVNENLTISKSESSDEKDTNSVQEVTPRKRKLEFQDDPDVETASCGEGTPSKTRKVDNEIILEERAAAGDEEGISRKRKLETDDVSKDDTSTCGGGTPSRKRKLEGEDIPVKRKPLEGHGATVAAYYNELQEVGLEKRSQSRIFYLRNFNNWIKSVLIGEFLEKVRQKKKRHITVLDLGCGKGGDLLKWKKGKISKLVCTDIADVSIQQCQQRYTEMKNHCRDHEYIFSAEFVTADSSKELLTDKFRDPEICFDICSCQFVFHYSFETYEQADMMLRNACGKLSPGGYFIGTTPNSFELIKRLEASETESFGNEIYTIRFQKKGEYPLFGCKYDFNLEGVVDVPEFLVYFPLLIEMAKKYKMKLVYKKTFLEFYEEKIKNIENKMLLKRMQGLEPYPANENAKLASGNVGDYEHAAKYMKNSQVRLPLGTLSKSEWEATSIYLVFAFEKQP; this is encoded by the coding sequence ATGGAAAATTCTGCAAAAACAGAAGATTGTGAAAAGATCTTTGAAGATGAAGAGGCAGATGTAGTTTACAAAACAGAACTCTCTGTCACTgttaatgaaaatttaacaatttcaaAAAGTGAATCTTCTGATGAAAAGGACACTAATAGTGTACAGGAGGTcacaccaagaaaaagaaaactggaatttCAGGATGATCCTGATGTTGAGACTGCAAGTTGTGGGGAAGGCACTCCATCAAAAACAAGAAAGGTAGATAATGAAATTATTCTTGAGGAAAGAGCTGCAGCAGGGGATGAAGAGGGCATTTCACGAAAGAGAAAGTTAGAAACTGATGATGTTTCAAAAGATGATACTTCTACTTGTGGAGGTGGCACTccttcaagaaagagaaaattggaaGGTGAAGATATTCCTGTGAAACGCAAACCCTTAGAAGGACATGGCGCAACAGTAGCTGCTTACTACAATGAGCTTCAGGAAGTTGGCTTGGAGAAACGAAGCCAGAGTCGAATTTTTTATCTTCGAAATTTTAATAATTGGATAAAGAGTGTCCTCATTGGGGAATTTTTAGAAAAAGTGCGACAGAAAAAGAAACGTCACATCACTGTATTGGATCTGGGATGCGGGAAAGGTGGAGATTTACTCAAGTGGAAAAAGGGCAAAATTAGCAAATTAGTTTGTACTGATATTGCTGATGTTTCCATCCAGCAGTGTCAGCAGCGTTATACTGAAATGAAGAATCACTGCCGTGATCATGAGTATATTTTCAGTGCAGAATTTGTAACTGCTGACAGCTCAAAGGAACTTTTGACTGATAAATTTCGTGATCCAGAGATTTGCTTTGATATTTGCAGTTGTCAATTTGTATTTCATTACTCATTTGAGACTTATGAACAGGCTGATATGATGCTCAGAAATGCTTGTGGGAAACTTAGTCCTGGAGGATATTTTATTGGTACTACCCCAAATAGCTTTGAGCTCATAAAACGCCTTGAAGCTTCAGAAACAGAATCATTTGGAAATGAAATCTATACCATaagatttcagaagaagggagaatATCCTTTATTTGGATGCAAATATGATTTTAACTTGGAGGGTGTTGTGGATGTTCCAgaatttttggtttattttcctttgctgattgAAATGGCAAAGAAGTATAAGATGAAGTTAGTGTACAAAAAGACATTTTTGGAATTCTATGAAGAAAAGATTAAGAACATTGAAAATAAAATGCTTCTAAAACGTATGCAGGGATTAGAGCCGTATCCAGCAAATGAGAATGCCAAACTTGCCTCGGGGAATGTGGGTGATTATGAACATGCtgcaaaatatatgaaaaatagtcAAGTTAGATTACCTTTGGGAACCTTAAGTAAATCTGAATGGGAAGCTACAAGTATTTACTTGGTTTTTGCATTTGAAAAGCAACCTTGA